One stretch of Streptomyces sp. R21 DNA includes these proteins:
- a CDS encoding DsrE family protein encodes MAKKLVIKVTAGADAPERCSQAFTVAAVAVASGVDVSLWLTGESAWFALPGRAAEFELPHAAPLPDLIDSILAAGRITLCTQCAARRDITEKDVLDGVRIAGAQVFVQEALADETQALVY; translated from the coding sequence ATGGCGAAGAAGCTCGTGATCAAGGTGACTGCGGGGGCCGACGCCCCCGAGAGGTGCTCCCAGGCGTTCACGGTCGCGGCGGTGGCCGTGGCCAGCGGTGTCGACGTCTCCCTCTGGCTGACCGGCGAGTCCGCGTGGTTCGCGCTGCCGGGCCGCGCCGCCGAGTTCGAGCTGCCGCACGCGGCCCCGCTCCCCGACCTGATCGACTCGATCCTGGCCGCCGGCCGCATCACCCTGTGCACCCAGTGCGCGGCCCGCCGCGACATCACGGAGAAGGACGTCCTCGACGGCGTACGCATCGCGGGCGCGCAGGTGTTCGTGCAGGAAGCGCTGGCGGACGAGACCCAGGCACTCGTCTACTGA
- a CDS encoding MoaD/ThiS family protein, whose protein sequence is MAKGTVRYWAAAKAAAGVAEEPYDASTLAEALDTARGRHPGELVRVLRRCSFLIDGDPVGTRGHETVRLAEGGTVEVLPPFAGG, encoded by the coding sequence ATGGCAAAGGGCACAGTGCGCTACTGGGCCGCCGCCAAGGCCGCGGCAGGCGTCGCCGAGGAGCCGTACGACGCGAGCACGCTCGCCGAGGCGCTCGACACCGCCCGCGGGCGACACCCCGGCGAGCTCGTCCGCGTCCTGCGGCGATGCTCGTTCCTCATCGACGGTGACCCCGTGGGGACCCGCGGACATGAGACGGTACGGCTGGCCGAGGGCGGCACGGTCGAGGTGCTCCCGCCGTTCGCAGGAGGGTGA
- a CDS encoding DUF1416 domain-containing protein gives MCGAKAGGPDASTIKPGETTIQGQVTRDGEPVTGYVRLLDSTGEFTAEVPTSATGQFRFYAAEGTWTVRALVPGGTADRTVVAQTGGLSEVAIAV, from the coding sequence ATGTGTGGAGCGAAGGCCGGCGGCCCCGACGCCTCGACGATCAAGCCCGGTGAGACCACCATCCAGGGTCAGGTGACCCGCGACGGCGAGCCGGTGACGGGCTACGTCCGTCTCCTGGACTCGACCGGCGAGTTCACCGCGGAGGTCCCCACCTCCGCCACGGGCCAGTTCCGCTTCTACGCGGCCGAAGGCACCTGGACCGTCCGTGCCCTGGTCCCCGGTGGCACCGCGGACCGTACGGTCGTCGCCCAGACGGGCGGCCTCTCGGAGGTCGCGATCGCCGTCTGA
- a CDS encoding DUF3099 domain-containing protein, producing MYARRRHVYFAMMGTCIGLFVLAWGVVRIWSIPVAVGMCVVAMVIPPLAAMVANRRGPEDRWWDDPSGDRKSDEWWDELDGKKRRP from the coding sequence ATGTACGCGCGAAGGCGACACGTTTACTTCGCCATGATGGGGACGTGCATCGGACTCTTCGTCCTGGCCTGGGGAGTCGTGCGCATCTGGTCGATCCCGGTGGCCGTCGGGATGTGCGTGGTGGCGATGGTGATTCCGCCGCTCGCCGCGATGGTCGCCAACCGGCGCGGTCCCGAGGACCGCTGGTGGGACGACCCGTCCGGCGACCGGAAGTCCGACGAGTGGTGGGACGAGCTGGACGGGAAGAAGCGGCGCCCGTAG
- a CDS encoding sulfurtransferase: MSRSDVLVDADWVQEHLDDPSVAIVEVDEDTSAYEKNHITNAIRIDWTKDLQDPVRRDFIDQEGFEKLLSAKGIGNDTLVVLYGGNNNWFASYAYWYFKLYGHENVKLLDGGRKKWELDSRDLVAEVPTRPATDYKAKAQNTAIRAFRDDVVAAIGSQNLVDVRSPDEFSGKLLAPAHLPQEQSQRPGHVPSARNIPWSKNANDDGTFKSDDELKELYAEEQVDLAKDTIAYCRIGERSALTWFVLHELLGVENVKNYDGSWTEYGSLVGVPIELGANK, encoded by the coding sequence ATGAGCCGCAGCGACGTCCTGGTAGACGCCGACTGGGTCCAGGAGCACCTGGACGACCCCAGCGTGGCCATCGTCGAGGTCGACGAGGACACGTCCGCCTACGAGAAGAACCACATCACCAACGCGATCCGGATCGACTGGACGAAGGACCTCCAGGACCCGGTCCGCCGTGACTTCATCGACCAGGAGGGCTTCGAGAAGCTCCTCTCGGCCAAGGGCATCGGCAACGACACCCTCGTCGTCCTGTACGGCGGCAACAACAACTGGTTCGCCTCGTACGCCTACTGGTACTTCAAGCTGTACGGCCACGAGAACGTGAAGCTCCTCGACGGCGGCCGCAAGAAGTGGGAGCTCGACTCCCGCGACCTGGTCGCCGAGGTGCCCACCCGCCCCGCCACCGACTACAAGGCGAAGGCGCAGAACACCGCGATCCGCGCCTTCCGCGACGACGTCGTGGCGGCCATCGGCTCGCAGAACCTGGTCGACGTGCGCTCGCCCGACGAGTTCAGCGGCAAGCTGCTCGCCCCGGCGCACCTTCCGCAGGAGCAGTCGCAGCGTCCGGGCCACGTCCCGTCCGCCCGCAACATCCCGTGGTCGAAGAACGCCAACGACGACGGCACCTTCAAGTCGGACGACGAGCTCAAGGAGCTCTACGCCGAGGAGCAGGTCGACCTCGCCAAGGACACCATCGCCTACTGCCGTATCGGTGAGCGTTCCGCGCTCACCTGGTTCGTGCTGCACGAGCTGCTCGGCGTGGAGAACGTCAAGAACTACGACGGCTCCTGGACCGAGTACGGCTCCCTGGTCGGCGTCCCGATCGAGCTCGGCGCCAACAAGTAA
- a CDS encoding alpha/beta hydrolase codes for MSSGPAGQAMGSLNGPLTETGRRAPIRTFLRTVDGVTIDAAYDPGTGPSHDLVIVVAHGFTGDLERPHVRRAAAAFAQFAAVVTFSFRGHGASGGASTVGDREVLDLAAAVAWARELGHARVATVGFSMGGSVVLRHAALHGPAGQEREGRTEAHPDAVVSVSAPARWYYRGTAPMRRLHWLVTRPVGRAVGRYGLRTRIHHREWDPVPLSPVESVPRIAPTPLLIVHGDQDGYFPVDHPRMLAAAADGHAELWLEHGMGHAENATDDELLARIGGWAAAHAS; via the coding sequence ATGAGCTCAGGTCCGGCAGGTCAAGCGATGGGATCTTTGAATGGTCCACTTACTGAGACGGGCCGCAGGGCCCCGATTCGGACGTTTCTTCGGACGGTCGACGGCGTCACGATCGACGCGGCCTACGACCCCGGAACCGGGCCTTCCCATGACCTCGTGATCGTCGTCGCGCACGGATTCACCGGTGATCTCGAACGCCCGCACGTACGCCGCGCGGCAGCTGCGTTCGCGCAGTTTGCGGCGGTGGTCACATTCTCCTTCCGTGGCCACGGGGCCTCCGGCGGCGCCTCGACGGTGGGTGACCGGGAGGTGCTCGACCTGGCGGCCGCCGTGGCCTGGGCCCGCGAACTCGGGCACGCGCGCGTGGCCACCGTCGGCTTCTCCATGGGTGGCTCGGTGGTGCTGCGTCATGCCGCCCTGCACGGCCCCGCGGGGCAGGAGCGCGAGGGGCGCACGGAGGCGCATCCGGACGCGGTGGTTTCGGTGAGTGCCCCAGCCCGCTGGTACTACCGGGGCACGGCCCCTATGCGGCGCCTGCACTGGCTGGTAACCCGCCCGGTGGGCCGTGCCGTCGGCCGCTACGGCCTGCGCACCCGCATCCACCACCGCGAGTGGGACCCGGTGCCGCTCTCGCCCGTCGAGTCCGTCCCGCGCATCGCCCCGACCCCGCTGCTCATCGTCCACGGCGACCAGGACGGCTACTTCCCCGTCGACCACCCGCGGATGCTGGCCGCCGCGGCCGACGGGCACGCCGAACTCTGGCTGGAGCACGGCATGGGGCACGCGGAGAACGCGACGGACGACGAACTGCTCGCCCGCATCGGCGGCTGGGCGGCGGCCCACGCGAGCTAG
- a CDS encoding DUF2993 domain-containing protein, with protein sequence MRALRITLIVVVILGGLFVIADRVAVGFAEDKAADKIRTTEGLSATPDVSIDGFPFLTQVAGGELDDVKIGIKTYEAATGGTSAATAKIRIDDLSAEMHGVVFNGDYSSATANSASGTASIAYDELLKAARSEPVQVGPGVTAEVVGLSDGGNGKIKVKVEATVLGTKLPQPVSVLSSVSVDGDTVKVHADSLPKLGVELAEGKIRAITDFQQKIDQLPGGIQIDKVEAAQNGVEITVKGSDVKLVG encoded by the coding sequence ATGCGCGCACTGCGAATAACTCTGATCGTCGTCGTCATCCTGGGCGGTCTGTTCGTGATCGCGGACCGCGTGGCGGTCGGTTTCGCCGAGGACAAGGCCGCGGACAAGATCAGGACCACCGAGGGCCTGTCCGCCACCCCGGACGTGTCCATCGACGGCTTCCCGTTCCTCACGCAGGTGGCCGGCGGCGAGCTCGACGACGTGAAGATCGGCATCAAGACCTACGAGGCGGCCACGGGCGGCACCAGCGCCGCGACCGCCAAGATCCGCATAGACGACCTGAGCGCCGAGATGCACGGCGTCGTCTTCAACGGCGACTACAGCTCCGCCACCGCCAACAGCGCCAGCGGCACCGCGAGCATCGCCTACGACGAGCTGCTCAAGGCCGCCAGGTCCGAGCCCGTCCAGGTCGGCCCTGGTGTCACCGCCGAGGTGGTGGGCCTCTCCGACGGCGGCAACGGCAAGATCAAGGTCAAGGTCGAGGCGACCGTGCTCGGCACGAAGCTCCCCCAGCCGGTCTCCGTGCTCAGCTCGGTCAGCGTCGACGGCGACACGGTCAAGGTGCACGCCGACTCGCTGCCCAAGCTGGGCGTCGAACTCGCCGAGGGCAAGATCCGCGCGATCACCGACTTCCAGCAGAAGATCGACCAACTGCCCGGCGGCATCCAGATCGACAAGGTCGAGGCGGCTCAGAACGGCGTCGAGATCACGGTGAAGGGTTCGGACGTCAAGCTGGTCGGGTAG
- a CDS encoding putative leader peptide — translation MKRQADLTKRRAVDLCRVAAMLCRSF, via the coding sequence ATGAAGCGACAGGCGGATCTCACGAAGCGGCGGGCAGTAGACCTGTGCCGCGTCGCCGCCATGCTCTGTCGCTCCTTCTGA